The DNA sequence TTATTTACAGATTAATTTTATCGGCATCTTGTTCTTATTTGGGTATAACTTTATTGGAACAGTGCTTCGCGCGATGGGCGATAGTAAAACTCCAGTACGCTTTGTTCTTATCGCTGTCATTTTAAATACAGTACTAGATCCGCTTTTTATTGCTGGTTTTAATATGGGCATTGAAGGAGCGGCACTAGCTACCATCGTTTCGCAAGGGATTGCTTTTATATATGGCTTGTGGTTTTCAATTCGTAAGGCAGACGTTCCGTTTTCGAAACCACAACTCCCAAGTAAACTTCAATTTATACAGTTGTTTAAATTAGGCCTTCCATCTGGATTGTCGATGATGGCAATTTCCGGTGGTGTGATGGCGATTATGGGAGTTGTGGCTACATTTGGTGAAGAAGTTGTAGCTGGATTTGGTGCAGCTCAGCGAATTGATAGCCTAATTATGCTGCCTGCAATGACATTAGGTTCAGCGGTCAATAGCATGGCCGGACAAAACATAGGAGCGAATCAGTGGCGTAGGGTTTCAGAAATTACAAAGAATGGAATATATTTAATTCTTTCGGTCACTCTCCTAATCAGTACGATTGCTTTTATATGGTCACGATTTTTTATAAGTTTGTTTATAGATGACCCAGAAACGATAGAGTTTGGAGCTTCTTATTTAAGGACCGTTGCGTTTTTCTATCCGTTCCTTGGGATTAATTTTGTCTTAAATGGAATTGTTCGAGCTGCTGGAGCTATGGTTCCCGTCTTAGTTCTGAACATAATTTCATTCTGGTTATTACGCTATCCGCTAACGTATTTATTTGCGAAATGGTACGGTGAGCAAGGCATAGCCTTAGGTATGGGAGTTAGTTTCATTATTAGCAGTTTCATCGCCAGTGGGTATTACCTGTTTGGAAAGTGGCGAAAAAAAGTGGTTATTAATGAAAAAAGCTAAGCTTGATCGGCTCTTGGAGTAATCAGATGTTTTTTGTCCTTAACCTCACGAAATAATGGATCATTCTTTGTTGTAACAATTTGAGGTGGTTTAGGTCCATCTGGAAATGTATTATGAATGTACTCAATAAGGACTTGAATATCTTGCTTAGTAGCAGGTTGTTTTTCTTCCTGTAAGACAAATCCTAATTGGCCACTAGGTTAGATGGTAGCCCATTTTACATCAGCAATCTGTTGAATATTGGCTTGGCGAAGTCGAATTTCAAGCTGGTCATAAGATAGTCTTATCTTTTTTAAGTTATGGTGTTGGGCTATCCCATTTTCAATGATAAGAACGGACTTTCCAGAAAAAAAGGTTTCCACCTTATCATATTTTAGTTGAAGAAGTTCAACAAATACTAGTGTGAGTACTAAAAGTAGAGCAATAACGAATGTAATCCAAATATTACGATTACTGACAGGCTGAATCATAATCGTACCAATTGAAATCATGATGACGGTTTGTGAAACGGTTAATTGAGATATTGATTTTCTTCCACCAATACGGAGAATCACAATTCCAACAAACACAATTAAAACAGCTTTCCATATAAAATGTAAATCCATAACTGTCATCCTCCATCCCAGAGTCTCTTTTCTTAGAGTGATATGGAGAGAGGAAAATTATACAACTACAACAAAGAGAGAGTGAAGAGATTGAATACAAATGTCCGAAGAGGAATTAGTTTTGTGCTTGGCCTATTTATTATTGCATCTGGCGTCTCGTTAACGATAAAAGCTAATATAGGAGTAGGAGGCTGGGATGCGTTTAACGTAGGCTTAGCCAATAAGTTTGGATTAACGGTTGGTACATGGGTAATTATTGTAAGTATTTCATTAATCATCATTAATGCATTATTGCTACGGAAAAGACCAGAATTCGAGTCATTGGTCACTTCCTTTTTAATTGGTTACTTTATTGATTTTTGGTTGCTTCTTGTATTACGACATCTTGAAATTGGGTATTTACCTATGCAAATCGTTGCTTTCTTAATTGGATTAGTCCTTATTTCAATCGGTGCTGCCTCTTATTTACAAGCACGGTTTGCCCCGATTCCTGTAGATGGGTTGATGCTAGCGTTTCGTTCGTTGTTTGGCCTTAGTATAATGATGGCCAAAATGGTGACAGAAATCATCGCCGTCATTCTAGCACTTATCGTAGCAGGGCCAATTGGGTTAGGAACGATTTTAGTCGCGTTTCTAATCGGACCGCTCATTCAATTCTGGTATACCAAAATCGAAAAGATTGTCTATCACCAGGTCGAGAATAACCCAGCTTAAAGAGCGAATCACTGAGGTAAGGTCTAAAGTCAAAATATCAAATGACAAAGGAAACGCAGGGGTTTTCAAATATGAAATCACTTGCGTTTTTTATTGGTCTTAGAGAACATAAAAAAAACAGGCCCTATATAAAGAGCCTGTTAGTATAAACGATTTAAGATTAAGAAGCTTTTTGAACGTTAGCAGCTTGAGCTCCACGAGCACCTTGCTCAACGTCAAACGTTACAGGTTGACCTTCGTCTAATGATTTGAAACCTTCACTTTGGATTGCAGAGAAATGTACGAAAACATCGTCTCCATTTTCACGTTCGATAAAGCCAAAACCTTTTTCTGCATTAAACCATTTTACTGTACCTTTTTCCATTTTTGTTTCCTCCTAGTGCATTACCGCACATTGTATTACTACCCTTGCCCAAAGTGTTTATCAAGACGAAAAGACGATATCAATGTATGCCTTTACACCGAACAAAAATAATTCTTCTATATCATAACAGAAAATAGAAAAAATTGCAATTGATTGGAAAATGATGAAAAGATAAAACCACAAGCAATAGAAAAAAGCTATGCTATACAAAAAGGTAAAGGTGTAATTAGTGTAATTAATTGTGGGGAAATGAAAAATATAAAGAGAAAAGTGGATATTTTTTTCAAACTTCGAAAAAAATAAGAGTACAATGTTATGAATTTTGAGGAGGTACAGAATGAAAAAGGTATCCATTAGCTTTTTTATCTTTTTATTGTTTTTCCTGCCACTCCAAGGCTTTGCTGAGGAGGATATAAAGAAAGAAAAGAAAAACGAGATTCCGGATTTTGTCCTAAGTATTTCAAAAGAAAATACGTATCCTAACCCAACACAGGACTTACCTTACTTACAACCTAGTGAGTTGACACAAGGATTGTTGGATTCAGCTAATGAAAAAATTGAAAACCCAGAGCTTATACGAATATTGAATGAATCGACAATAAGCTTAGCAAAGACAGCGCCACTGTTTAGAGCAAACATCTATTTAGGGGAGTGGCCGCTTTCTTACAAATCGAACGAAACTAATGTAAACTGGGAATATAAGCAAATCAATACGAACTTTTTAGATAACAGAGGTGGCAAAGCACCAAAGCAGTTATCCTTTAATCAAGAGCAACAAAAGAAAGTAACAGGTGGCTTAACCGCTGAGCTACCACATAGCGATGAAGTCAAAAAAATGATGATGATTAAAGCAGCTGAGAACACAGGATTACCACTTGCCTTTGAAACGAACATTGGCTATGGGACAAAAAAGGACAGAGTCTATAATGTACAACCTAAGAACGTAGGTTACTTATATGCCTATGTCCCAGCGGCCAATGAAAAAGGACAAGTGACTTACGGTGAAGTATATTTAACCGTTAAGTTCGGTAAGATTAAGCTAGAAGTTAAAAACGTAACGCAACAAGGAATAGGAGCATGGGTACCTGTTCAAGATTACCTTGCTTTTAAATTCAATTCAGCAAATCATCCTAGATAATTAAATGACAGAAGGCTTTCTATCTGAAAAGGTAGAGGGTCTCTTTTTGTGTGGGATAGAAGGATTTTAATTCTTAATAGGAGAATTAACACAAGATGTTAAAGGAGAGAGCGCACGTATGAAATTCCTATCAGGAAAAAAGATTCTATTTTTTAGTTTAACCATACTAGCAGTTGTGTTTATAGTTAAGTATGACCAAATAGCAAAACAGGAAGAACGGATTTACGAGATACTTGCTGAGAATGGTTTCAAACAAATTCTTCATCAGGAAGAAACGAAGAATGGGGTTGTCGTGTTTTATATACCGGATATCAAAACAGACAATGACCATGAAACCGTATCAGACCTAAGCGCCATCTATATTGAAAGAACATGGTTTGGTTGGAAAGGAACTATCGACAGAGGGGGATATTCCACAAGTGTAGACCGTGCAATCACGAGTCAGTATTTAGGTCGCTCAGGTAAATCCAAGAACTCGCCTTTTCCACTTCTATTTGGGGAGATTCATCAGCCTGAGATTTCAACGATACAAGTCGTAAACAAGGGAAATGAGAGGATAGATGAAGCTAAAGTGATAACAACGGACAATAATACGATATGGTTTTTATTTATAGATGAGAATATACGTGAAATAAGTATTCAAGGTCTAGATGTAAATGGCAACTTGATAAAAGAAGCAGGGGTTAACTAGTAAAAAGAAGTAGAGAGTTTACTATCCCGTATTTAAGACCCGTTAAGTTATTGCTAATACCTTGAAATATAAAGATTAAAATAATGACAGTCATTACATGTAGTCCAATTTTAACTATGCTTTTAATGAGCGTTTTTACTGTAAAAGGAAAAAATGAAAATAATAATTGAAATAAGACAACGAATATAAACCAAAGTGAAAAAAATGTTGTACTTAAACTAGAGTGTAATGCCATGACAACGCTAAAATAAGCAGTCACCATACTATTTATAATAAATATTAGTACGTTGTATGTGTTAATATACTGTTTCATAATTCTCCTCGTTAATAGTCAGATAAGTGATACTTTATTATATAATAAAAATTGGATTGTACTAGTTAAAGGAATAAGTATTTAGTTTAAGTAATACATACAAACATTAAGGGAAATATCTGGTATAAAAATTGATGATGATTTTATCTATTAATAGATGCCTTTTAAATATAACTAAGCAAATCATCCAAGACAAAACAATTAAAAAAGCGACTTCTTTATTCAGACAAAGATGGTCGTTTTTTTTGTGTGGATGAAGAACGCTTTTGAGTATGAGATTATGGAAAAGGTCGTTCATAATGGAGATGAAGGCCCCAAGGGATAAGGACCAATAGAGAAAGGTCGTTCATAGAGGAGATGAAGGCCCAAAGGAAGAAGGAATCCGAGGAAAAGGTCGTTCATAGTGGAGATGAAGGCCCGAAGGAAGAAGGACCCCGAGGAAAAGGAAGTTCATAGGGGAGATGAAGGCCCAAAGGTAGAAGAAATCCAGGAGAAAGGTCGTTCATAGGGGAGATGAAGGCCCAAAGGAAGAAGGAACCTCAGGAAAAAGTCGTTCATAGAAGAGATGAAACCTCAAAAGAAGAATGTACCAACTAAAACATCACCATTCCAAAGATAAAAGACGCACTGGATGGTTTCCAATGCGTCTTTTATTTATATCCTTGATTTTCTTGTTATAAAATCGATATCCTGATAATATGCGTCCTTCACTAAGATGTTAGGTCCTAAGCATTGTACAGCTGGGCAGTGACAGCTTAAGCTTTGTGCTAGAGTAGAAGTACTCCATTTTTCATAAGCAGAAAGAAGTGTGTTCTCTTGAATGTTACCAAGGGATGGGGCATCACCAAAGTCGGTGACAATGATACTTCCATCAAAGATATTGACATTCAATCGACTTCTGCCATCAGGATCATTTCTGACCGTGACATTCTTTTCTTGATATAGACGAGTAAGAAGCTTACGGTCGTCCTCATGATCGCTACAAGCATAAAATGGAAGTGTACCAAACAACATCCATATGTTTGGATCACGATTATCAAGTAGGCGATTAATTCCCTCTCTGATTTCCTCTAATGATGCAACTTCTAATGTACTTGCAAAGTCACTTGGGTACATAGGATGCACTTCGTGTCGTTGACATCCCATTTCAACAATTTGTTGATGAATTTTTTCTAAGTGTGGCAATGTCCTTTTATTAATCATGGTTTCCGCTGATACAATGACACCAGCCTTTGTTAACGCCTTCGCATTTTCGACCATACGATAAAAATAGGCAGCTCGTTGCTCATACGTTGGTTTTTTCTCCATAACCGCAAATCCAATATCAACAAAATCATCAACGCTACCATAGTTATGAGAAATATGAAGGACATCAAGGTACGGGACTATTTTTTCATAGCGCCCTAAATCTAAT is a window from the Bacillus alkalicellulosilyticus genome containing:
- a CDS encoding MATE family efflux transporter gives rise to the protein MSEKKQIDFTTGRISRKMLLFSWPIFFANLLQTSYQFIDSLWVGNLLGAGALGAISISATVIFTILSFIIGVNGASLTILSQYRGAKDEEGLKKALNAFVFVLGTMTLVLSLVGFLFAGPILSFLGTPDSIYPVALSYLQINFIGILFLFGYNFIGTVLRAMGDSKTPVRFVLIAVILNTVLDPLFIAGFNMGIEGAALATIVSQGIAFIYGLWFSIRKADVPFSKPQLPSKLQFIQLFKLGLPSGLSMMAISGGVMAIMGVVATFGEEVVAGFGAAQRIDSLIMLPAMTLGSAVNSMAGQNIGANQWRRVSEITKNGIYLILSVTLLISTIAFIWSRFFISLFIDDPETIEFGASYLRTVAFFYPFLGINFVLNGIVRAAGAMVPVLVLNIISFWLLRYPLTYLFAKWYGEQGIALGMGVSFIISSFIASGYYLFGKWRKKVVINEKS
- a CDS encoding DUF421 domain-containing protein; protein product: MDLHFIWKAVLIVFVGIVILRIGGRKSISQLTVSQTVIMISIGTIMIQPVSNRNIWITFVIALLLVLTLVFVELLQLKYDKVETFFSGKSVLIIENGIAQHHNLKKIRLSYDQLEIRLRQANIQQIADVKWATI
- a CDS encoding YczE/YyaS/YitT family protein → MNTNVRRGISFVLGLFIIASGVSLTIKANIGVGGWDAFNVGLANKFGLTVGTWVIIVSISLIIINALLLRKRPEFESLVTSFLIGYFIDFWLLLVLRHLEIGYLPMQIVAFLIGLVLISIGAASYLQARFAPIPVDGLMLAFRSLFGLSIMMAKMVTEIIAVILALIVAGPIGLGTILVAFLIGPLIQFWYTKIEKIVYHQVENNPA
- a CDS encoding cold-shock protein; translation: MEKGTVKWFNAEKGFGFIERENGDDVFVHFSAIQSEGFKSLDEGQPVTFDVEQGARGAQAANVQKAS
- a CDS encoding YfkD famly protein gives rise to the protein MKKVSISFFIFLLFFLPLQGFAEEDIKKEKKNEIPDFVLSISKENTYPNPTQDLPYLQPSELTQGLLDSANEKIENPELIRILNESTISLAKTAPLFRANIYLGEWPLSYKSNETNVNWEYKQINTNFLDNRGGKAPKQLSFNQEQQKKVTGGLTAELPHSDEVKKMMMIKAAENTGLPLAFETNIGYGTKKDRVYNVQPKNVGYLYAYVPAANEKGQVTYGEVYLTVKFGKIKLEVKNVTQQGIGAWVPVQDYLAFKFNSANHPR
- the yfkAB gene encoding radical SAM/CxCxxxxC motif protein YfkAB, encoding MIKNKLQPITPSHDPWEAYLDIKEYGKPTLTNVEFTTTTICNMRCEHCAVGYTLQPKDPHALPLDLLLKRLDEVPQLRALSITGGEPMLSLKSVDNYVVPLLKYAHERGVRTQINSNLTLDLGRYEKIVPYLDVLHISHNYGSVDDFVDIGFAVMEKKPTYEQRAAYFYRMVENAKALTKAGVIVSAETMINKRTLPHLEKIHQQIVEMGCQRHEVHPMYPSDFASTLEVASLEEIREGINRLLDNRDPNIWMLFGTLPFYACSDHEDDRKLLTRLYQEKNVTVRNDPDGRSRLNVNIFDGSIIVTDFGDAPSLGNIQENTLLSAYEKWSTSTLAQSLSCHCPAVQCLGPNILVKDAYYQDIDFITRKSRI